Proteins from a genomic interval of Paenibacillus lentus:
- a CDS encoding ImmA/IrrE family metallo-endopeptidase, producing the protein MEQWISSALLENGICTPGDLFDLEWVAEAFDVKLLFSDSPSFSDNELRVIFINKHLDDIIVRLIFFHELCHVLRHAGDQRYMPELFEEAQEYEADAFVLYATMPFYMFSQLSIPQSKGEAVPFVADVFNVSLDLADQRLEQIFRREMQGDWLLNIVAKN; encoded by the coding sequence TTGGAACAATGGATATCAAGCGCGCTGCTTGAAAATGGAATATGTACACCTGGTGATCTATTTGATCTTGAATGGGTTGCCGAAGCATTTGATGTGAAACTTTTGTTTTCCGACTCTCCTTCTTTTTCAGATAACGAACTGAGAGTAATTTTTATAAATAAACATCTTGATGATATTATTGTGAGGCTAATCTTTTTTCATGAACTATGCCATGTACTTAGGCATGCTGGAGATCAGCGTTACATGCCGGAATTGTTTGAGGAAGCACAAGAATATGAGGCAGATGCATTTGTTTTGTACGCAACAATGCCGTTTTATATGTTTTCACAATTATCCATACCCCAGAGTAAAGGGGAAGCTGTCCCTTTCGTCGCAGATGTATTTAACGTCTCACTCGATCTAGCGGATCAACGTTTAGAACAAATATTTCGACGAGAAATGCAAGGAGACTGGTTGCTGAACATAGTAGCCAAGAATTAA
- a CDS encoding PQQ-binding-like beta-propeller repeat protein produces MTNSKLYAYNSLNGDIKWEYGISYDPKYKSAPTIDSSGTIYLVDNVGTIYAINPDGTLKWQYLTEKLSSSSTRTTINPFIGLDGTIYASNGYRNLYALDQNGTLKWTFNTSAPLHSALIDKNNKIYISVGNNVSSLDSNGVQLWSIETETAIIGSSLAIAEDGTIYVAGNMGKIYAIGGDVEEGEEPTNPPLDPEPPVEPKGDRAILVITLNTGVEKEYDLSMQEVQQFINWYEGKAAGSGPITFAINKHYNNKGPFKQRQDYIIFDKLVTFEVNEY; encoded by the coding sequence ATTACCAATTCAAAGTTATACGCATACAATTCATTAAACGGAGATATTAAATGGGAGTATGGTATCTCGTATGATCCCAAATACAAGTCAGCTCCAACTATCGATTCTTCAGGAACTATTTACCTCGTTGATAATGTGGGGACCATTTATGCAATTAATCCTGACGGTACTTTGAAATGGCAATACCTGACAGAAAAACTGTCTAGTAGCTCTACCAGGACTACAATTAATCCTTTTATAGGTCTTGATGGGACGATTTATGCGTCAAATGGTTATAGAAATCTATATGCACTTGATCAAAACGGAACATTAAAATGGACATTTAATACAAGTGCTCCACTGCACTCTGCTTTAATTGATAAAAATAACAAAATCTATATTTCTGTTGGTAATAATGTTAGTAGCCTTGATTCGAATGGTGTTCAATTGTGGTCTATTGAGACTGAAACTGCTATAATCGGAAGCTCACTTGCAATTGCAGAAGATGGAACTATATATGTTGCAGGTAATATGGGGAAAATTTATGCAATTGGAGGCGATGTCGAAGAAGGCGAGGAGCCTACTAATCCACCACTAGATCCAGAGCCTCCAGTTGAGCCTAAGGGTGACCGAGCAATTTTAGTTATCACTCTAAATACAGGTGTAGAGAAGGAATACGATCTCTCCATGCAAGAAGTGCAACAATTTATTAACTGGTATGAAGGAAAAGCAGCCGGATCTGGGCCGATAACATTTGCAATCAACAAACATTATAATAATAAGGGGCCATTTAAGCAAAGACAAGATTACATTATTTTTGATAAGTTAGTTACATTTGAAGTTAACGAGTACTAA
- a CDS encoding ASCH domain-containing protein, with translation MKAITIHQPWATLIALGEKRFETRTWDTNYRGPIAIHAGKQIDQYACEEPEIKAALAKHEFKASNLPTGAVIAVCELAGSYQIYDTIDNGTHIVRCPNDRYDFDKVEYIRRPERNFGWWESGSYAWELDNVRMLSEPIPAKGMQRLWNWEGVQ, from the coding sequence ATGAAAGCTATAACGATACATCAGCCCTGGGCGACGCTGATCGCGCTTGGCGAGAAACGATTTGAGACACGGACTTGGGATACGAACTACAGGGGGCCAATTGCTATTCATGCAGGTAAGCAGATTGATCAGTATGCATGTGAGGAGCCGGAAATCAAAGCAGCGTTAGCCAAGCATGAGTTCAAAGCGAGTAACCTTCCGACTGGGGCAGTTATAGCAGTTTGTGAACTCGCTGGATCATATCAAATATATGACACAATTGACAACGGAACGCACATCGTTCGATGCCCGAATGATAGATATGATTTCGATAAGGTCGAATACATTCGCCGCCCTGAGCGTAATTTCGGTTGGTGGGAATCAGGGAGTTATGCTTGGGAACTGGATAATGTTCGGATGCTTTCGGAGCCGATCCCGGCCAAGGGCATGCAACGGTTGTGGAACTGGGAGGGTGTGCAGTAG
- a CDS encoding transposase: MYYPISFRVVRFVLFNGAYETVITNLSAADFPPDELKSIYHLRWGIETSFRALKYTVGLTNFHAKKQAFIIQEIFARMIMYNFAEMMTSHVVILQMDKRHSYQINFTVAVHVCRYFLRSRDDEPPPDVEALIRKNILPIRPLRPGQKNTRKIRYKSVVSFVYRVA; encoded by the coding sequence TTGTATTACCCCATCTCCTTTCGGGTTGTTCGTTTTGTCCTGTTCAATGGTGCATATGAAACCGTCATAACGAATCTATCTGCCGCTGATTTCCCACCCGATGAACTCAAGTCTATTTATCACTTGCGATGGGGCATTGAAACCTCTTTCCGGGCCTTAAAATATACCGTTGGCCTGACCAATTTTCACGCAAAGAAGCAAGCGTTCATCATCCAAGAGATTTTTGCAAGAATGATCATGTACAATTTCGCTGAAATGATGACCTCACACGTCGTCATTTTGCAAATGGATAAACGGCATTCCTACCAAATTAACTTCACAGTCGCCGTTCACGTTTGTAGATATTTCCTGCGCTCAAGGGATGATGAACCCCCGCCCGATGTTGAAGCACTGATTCGCAAAAACATTTTACCGATTCGACCCCTTCGCCCAGGGCAGAAGAATACGCGTAAAATTCGCTATAAATCAGTTGTTAGCTTCGTCTACAGAGTAGCATAA
- a CDS encoding PQQ-binding-like beta-propeller repeat protein has translation MRIKKGLTLITTFALLFSFMETNGEAASPPFTQGGGYEQGAYDDSAMQPLGFNWNKNSRYAGVSKNIHIKWVYQKPESGSGNASLTIDSEGNLYSTSYNSLGSPKSHLYSISPDGIERWRYSSDLSMLHSSPVIRSNKEILMNVNNELNSIDPDTGIPTEIAGISSGHFFVEPVIDSKGVIYTLSASGPSLVAYNPDGTTKWSKQITLKNFTQLASRQMGPYTLLPIQSYTHTIH, from the coding sequence TTGAGAATCAAAAAGGGATTAACTTTGATCACCACATTTGCGTTGCTGTTTTCTTTTATGGAAACAAATGGAGAGGCGGCCAGTCCACCATTTACCCAAGGTGGTGGATATGAACAAGGTGCATATGATGATTCAGCAATGCAGCCATTAGGGTTTAACTGGAATAAAAACTCAAGATATGCTGGTGTAAGTAAGAATATACATATTAAATGGGTATATCAAAAACCTGAGTCTGGGTCCGGTAATGCGTCTTTGACGATTGATAGCGAAGGCAACTTGTATTCAACAAGTTATAATTCGTTAGGTTCACCTAAATCGCACTTATATTCAATATCCCCAGATGGAATAGAAAGATGGAGATACTCATCAGATTTAAGTATGCTTCATTCATCGCCGGTAATACGTTCAAATAAGGAAATTTTGATGAATGTTAATAACGAGCTTAATTCAATAGATCCTGATACCGGCATTCCAACTGAAATTGCTGGTATTTCAAGTGGGCACTTTTTTGTAGAGCCAGTTATTGATAGCAAAGGTGTGATTTATACACTTTCAGCATCCGGACCAAGTCTGGTTGCCTACAATCCTGATGGAACAACGAAGTGGAGTAAGCAAATAACGTTAAAAAATTTTACCCAATTAGCCTCTCGGCAGATGGGACCTTATACTTTATTACCAATTCAAAGTTATACGCATACAATTCATTAA